In the Vitis vinifera cultivar Pinot Noir 40024 chromosome 2, ASM3070453v1 genome, one interval contains:
- the LOC100256249 gene encoding carbon catabolite repressor protein 4 homolog 4 isoform X1, which translates to MLLKGGVFVLPRFSPSFSISSRIRLSKMSTAAAPIIPKFISVEGVDINSRSIPDGFRFSLVSYNILAQVYVKSSLFPHSPSPCLKWKARSQAILTVLRNLGADFLCLQEVDEYDSFYKGNMDSNGYSSIYVQRSGQKHDGCGIFYKHNSAELVLEEKIEYNDLVDLNDDGSYSNDRHCDTPASANSDAEPKKGSSPQNTTEERGDPNDPRVRLKRDCVGIMAAFRLKDPSHHLVIVANTHLYWDPEWADVKLAQAKYLLSRLAQFKTVVSDKFECTPSVLVAGDFNSTPGDKVYQYLVSGNSSVPQLECLDGLPIPLCSVYDFTRGEPPFTNCTPDFTNTLDYIFFSPSGHIKPVSFLELPEPDSSDVAGGLPNHHHPSDHLPIGAEFKVTGE; encoded by the exons ATGCTACTCAAGGGAGGTGTTTTTGTGCTCCCTCGCTTCTCTCCTTCTTTCTCCATCTCAag CAGGATTCGTTTGAGCAAAATGAGCACTGCAGCTGCACCGATAATCCCAAAATTCATTTCTGTGGAAGGGGttgatattaattcaagaaGTATCCCTGATG GCTTCAGATTCAGTCTTGTCTCTTATAACATTTTGGCACAG GTTTATGTGAAGAGTTCTCTGTTTCCGCACTCTCCATCCCCTTGTCTCAA GTGGAAAGCTCGTTCCCAGGCCATTTTGACCGTTCTGAGGAACCTTGGGGCTGACTTCCTCTGCCTACAG GAAGTAGATGAGTATGATAGCTTCTATAAAGGAAATATGGACAGCAATGGCTATTCAAGTATCTATGTTCAGAGAAGTGGGCAGAAACATGATGGTTGTGGGATTTTCTATAAGCACAATAG TGCAGAGCTGGTCCTTGAGGAGAAAATAGAATACAATGATCTTGTAGACTTGAATGATGATGGTTCATATAGCAATGATAGGCATTGTGATACACCAGCAAGTGCAAATAGTGATGCTGAACCAAAAAAAG GTTCATCACCACAGAACACTACAGAGGAGCGAGGGGATCCTAATGATCCTCGTGTGAGATTGAAGCGTGATTGTGTTGGAATCATGGCTGCATTCAGGCTTAAAGATCCTTCTCATCATCTTGTTATCGTGGCAAACACTCACCTTTATTG GGATCCAGAATGGGCTGATGTCAAGCTTGCGCAAGCTAAATATCTTCTGTCACGCTTAGCTCAATTTAAAACAGTAGTGTCAGACAAATTTGAATGTACGCCTTCTGTACTCGTAGCTGGTGATTTCAATTCAACCCCAGGGGATAAG GTCTACCAGTACCTTGTTTCGGGCAACTCGTCAGTGCCACAGCTGGAATGTTTGGACGGGCTTCCTATTCCCTTATGCAGCGTATACGATTTCACAAGAGGAGAACCACCATTCACAAACTGCACTCCTGACTTCACCAATACTCTTGATTATATATTCTTTTCCCCTTCTGGCCACATCAAACCAGTCAGCTTCCTTGAACTCCCGGAACCAGATTCTTCTGATGTAGCTGGTGGACTACCAAACCACCACCACCCAAGTGATCATCTACCAATTGGTGCTGAATTCAAAGTTACCGGGGAATAG
- the LOC100256249 gene encoding retrovirus-related Pol polyprotein from transposon RE1 isoform X3 translates to MVDEMAALHSNAWDLVVLPSGKSTVGCCWVYTVKVDPNGQVDRLKARLVAKGYTQVYGSDYGDTFSLVAKIASVRLLLSMAAMRSWPLYQLDIKNAFLHGDLAEEVYIEQPLGFVAQGEFGLVCRLHRSLYGLKQSPRVWFSRFSFVVQEFGMFRSTADHSVFYHHNSSGQCIYLVVYVDDIVITGSDQNGIQNLKQHLFTHFQTKDLGKLKYFLGIEIAQSSSGVVLSQRKYALDILEETGMLDCKPIDTPMDPNVKLIPGQGEPLRDPGRYRRLVGKLNYLTITRPDISFPVSVVSQFLQSPCDSHWDVVIRILRYIKSTPGQGVLYENRGHT, encoded by the coding sequence atggtagatgaaatggctgctttacactccaatgcttgggatcttgttgttttaccctctggtaaatctacagttggttgttgttgggtctacacagttaaggttgACCCtaatggtcaggttgatcgccttaaggcccgattagttgctaaaggctatactcaggtttatggttctgattatggtgacactttctctcttgttgccaagatagcttctgttcgtctattgctctccatggctgctatgcgttcttggcctctttatcagttagatattaaaaatgctttccttcatggggatcttgctgaggaagtttatatagAGCAACCacttggttttgttgctcagggggagtttggtttagtgtgcaggttacaccgttctctatatggcttgaaacaatctcctcgagtatggtttagccgttttagttttgttgttcaggagtttggcatgttccgcagtacagcagaccattccgttttctatcatcataactcttcggggcagtgtatttatctggtagtttatgtggatgacatcgtcattacaggcagtgatcagaatggtattcagaacctaaagcaacaccttttcacccactttcagactaaagacttggggaaactcaagtatttcttagggattgagatagctcaatctagttccggtgtggttctttcccaaaggaagtatgctttagatatcttggaagaaaccggtatgttagactgtaaaccgatagacactcctatggatccaaatgtcaaacttataccaggacagggggagcctttaagagatcctgggagatatcggcgacttgtaggtaaactgaactacctcaccattactcgtccagacatttcttttccggtaagtgttgttagtcaattcctacagtcaccatgtgatagccattgggatgttgtaatccgcattcttcgatatatcaaaagcacaccaggccaaggtgtgttgtacgagaacagaggtcatacctaa
- the LOC100256249 gene encoding retrovirus-related Pol polyprotein from transposon RE2 isoform X2 — protein sequence MCQKGFVCYDPTLHRTRISRNVIFFENQHFFPVSSSTVSSSSTVVLPSFEQQFSDLHPLSSRFQPGIVYTRCSRPQSLLVAHPIFDPTMLQIQSVAVPPAPSVRRSSRVSVPPNRYGFPSSSSGNSISALTAALSNFNIPTCYSYAAKHDCWRQAMQEGIAALEANYTWDIEPCPPTIIPLGCKWVYSIKVRSDGSLDRYKARLVALGNNQEYGVNYEETFAPVAKMTTVRTILALAASSDWPLHQMDVKNAFLHEDLKECIYMKPPPRLFLSPTSHVCKLRCSLYGLKQAPRAWFDKFCTTLLQFSFKQSKYDTSLFLWKSNMGIVVLLVYVHDIVITGSDSALLG from the coding sequence ATGTGTCAAAAGGGATTTGTTTGCTATGATCCTACATTACATCGTACACGTATTTCTaggaatgttattttctttgaaaatcaacatttcttTCCTGTATCCTCTTCTACTGTGTCATCCTCTTCTACTGTGGTCCTCCCCTCCTTTGAGCAGCAGTTCTCAGATCTTCATCCACTCAGTTCTCGCTTTCAACCAGGTATTGTGTATACGAGATGCTCTCGCCCACAGTCTCTTTTGGTGGCTCACCCGATATTTGATCCTACCATGCTCCAGATTCAGTCAGTTGCAGTACCTCCAGCACCTTCAGTACGTCGTTCTTCTCGAGTGTCTGTACCTCCGAATAGGTATGGATTTCCCTCTTCCAGTTCTGGCAATTCTATTTCAGCCCTTACTGCTGCATTGTCCAATTTTAATATTCCCACATGCTACTCATATGCTGCCAAGCATGATTGTTGGCGACAAGCTATGCAGGAAGGAATTGCCGCTCTAGAGGCCAATTACACTTGGGACATTGAGCCCTGTCCTCCCACTATTATTCCTctgggttgcaaatgggtttacTCAATCAAGGTCCGATCTGATGGAAGTTTGGATCGTTACAAAGCTCGGCTTGTTGCACTTGGGAATAATCAGGAATATGGTGTCAATTATGAAGAGACCTTTGCTCCTGTGGCTAAAATGACTACTGTTCGTACGATTCTAGCTCTTGCTGCTTCCAGTGATTGGCCactacatcagatggatgtaaaaaatgcttttcttcatgagGATCTTAAAGAGTGTATTTATATGAAGCCACCCCCGAGATTGTTTCTCTCTCCGACTTCACATGTGTGTAAGCTTCGTTGTtctctttatggtctcaaacaggCTCCGAGGGCCTGGTTTGATAAATTCTGCACCactttattacaattttcattcaagCAGAGCAAGTATGACACTTCCTTGTTTCTTTGGAAATCAAACATGGgtattgttgttcttttggtttatgttcATGATATTGTGATCACTGGTTCCGATTCTGCTTTACTTGGTTAA